A window of Ignavibacterium sp. contains these coding sequences:
- a CDS encoding four helix bundle protein produces MKQSFRDLTVYKKAFDMAMKIFHCSKTFPKEEIYSLTDQVRRSSRSVCTSIAEAYRKRKYESYFISKTSDADMENSETQVWLQFALECNYIKKDVYEELMALSEEIGKLLNHMIENPQSYLRNADKL; encoded by the coding sequence ATGAAACAGTCTTTCAGGGATTTAACTGTTTATAAAAAGGCATTCGATATGGCAATGAAAATATTTCATTGCTCAAAAACTTTCCCAAAAGAAGAAATATATTCTTTAACAGATCAAGTCAGAAGATCATCCCGATCGGTGTGTACATCTATTGCGGAGGCATATAGGAAAAGAAAATATGAATCTTATTTTATATCTAAAACCTCCGATGCTGATATGGAAAACTCTGAAACTCAGGTTTGGCTACAATTTGCATTAGAATGCAATTACATAAAAAAGGATGTTTATGAAGAATTGATGGCTCTTTCAGAAGAAATTGGAAAATTATTAAATCATATGATTGAAAATCCGCAAAGTTATTTGAGAAATGCTGATAAACTTTAA
- the dnaG gene encoding DNA primase has protein sequence MRISESKIEEIRNAANIVDVVSEYVQLRKRGRNYIGLCPFHSEKTPSFTVSDEKQIYHCFGCHNGGNVFKFLMEYKKISFVEAVQELAEQLGIELNYDDSIPEGQSEQEILFDINTEVARYFSNNLLNDDEGQIARDYFQKRNIKVQTMRAFGLGYALNGWENLVSFLKQKNIDLEKALQLGLIGRNKDGRVYDKLAGRIIFPIFSPNGRVVAFAGRKLREDDTGAKYINSPESIIYVKGRVLYGLSFAKDEIRKLDKAIIVEGYMDLISLYQAGIKNVVAVSGTALTDEQAQLLSRYTKNVVLLFDADTAGIAASMRSIEILLRKDFDVKIATLPSGEDPDSFVNKYGKEEFEETIKRAENFLEYQTAYYEKQGMFDDPTKAAEAIRDLVKPIAIIDDELKRNLLIKTISKKFNLREKLLEKELEKALEQEKKIARTQTQRIYKEEKISQKVLIPEKIKSIPPQFYNIEKEIIKLLFENDSVIIELILEHIDVEELELEIHRIVFEKIKDYFSKEANSNPADLISLFDDEIQSYLREITIEQHTISHAWFEKHPSINSENNLYRYTADLLTKFRQLHIDIKISENQKAIANADSEEIALNLMRENLELEKKKREVKITIPGQKL, from the coding sequence ATGAGAATATCCGAATCTAAAATAGAAGAAATAAGAAATGCTGCAAATATTGTTGATGTTGTTTCCGAATATGTGCAGTTGAGAAAAAGAGGAAGAAACTATATCGGACTTTGCCCGTTTCATTCCGAAAAAACACCATCTTTCACTGTAAGTGATGAAAAACAAATTTATCATTGCTTTGGTTGTCACAACGGCGGAAATGTTTTCAAGTTTCTGATGGAGTATAAAAAAATTTCTTTTGTAGAAGCTGTTCAGGAACTCGCCGAGCAATTGGGAATTGAACTGAACTATGATGATTCAATCCCTGAAGGTCAATCAGAGCAGGAAATTCTTTTTGACATTAACACAGAAGTAGCAAGATATTTTTCAAACAACCTTTTGAATGATGATGAAGGCCAGATAGCGAGAGATTATTTTCAGAAACGAAATATAAAAGTTCAAACGATGAGAGCATTCGGATTAGGTTATGCACTCAACGGATGGGAAAATCTTGTAAGCTTTCTTAAACAAAAAAATATTGATTTGGAAAAAGCTCTTCAGCTCGGGTTGATTGGCAGAAACAAGGATGGAAGAGTTTATGATAAACTTGCCGGCAGAATAATCTTTCCGATTTTCTCTCCGAACGGAAGGGTTGTTGCCTTTGCCGGAAGAAAACTTCGCGAAGATGATACAGGTGCCAAATACATAAATTCACCTGAATCAATAATCTATGTAAAAGGCAGAGTTTTATACGGACTTTCATTTGCAAAGGATGAGATACGAAAACTTGATAAAGCAATCATTGTTGAAGGTTATATGGATTTGATTTCTCTTTATCAGGCGGGAATTAAAAATGTTGTTGCTGTTTCGGGAACAGCACTCACTGATGAGCAGGCACAACTACTTTCCCGTTATACCAAAAATGTTGTTCTTCTTTTTGATGCAGATACCGCTGGAATAGCTGCTTCTATGAGAAGCATTGAAATACTTTTACGAAAAGATTTTGATGTTAAGATTGCAACACTTCCATCAGGCGAGGACCCTGATTCATTCGTTAATAAATACGGTAAAGAAGAATTTGAAGAGACGATAAAAAGAGCAGAGAATTTTCTTGAGTATCAGACAGCTTATTATGAAAAACAGGGAATGTTTGACGATCCGACAAAAGCTGCTGAAGCAATTCGTGATCTCGTTAAACCGATTGCAATAATTGATGATGAATTAAAGAGGAATCTTCTCATCAAAACCATATCGAAGAAATTTAATTTACGAGAAAAGCTGCTTGAAAAGGAACTTGAAAAAGCGCTTGAACAAGAAAAGAAAATAGCAAGAACACAGACGCAGAGAATTTATAAAGAAGAAAAGATCTCGCAGAAAGTTTTAATACCTGAAAAGATTAAGTCCATTCCACCTCAGTTTTATAATATTGAAAAGGAAATAATCAAACTTTTATTTGAAAATGATTCGGTGATAATAGAACTGATATTGGAACACATTGATGTGGAAGAATTAGAACTTGAAATTCACAGAATAGTTTTCGAGAAGATAAAAGATTACTTTAGTAAGGAAGCCAACTCAAATCCTGCTGATTTAATTTCTTTGTTTGATGATGAAATACAATCTTACCTCCGTGAAATTACTATCGAGCAGCACACTATAAGTCACGCCTGGTTTGAAAAGCATCCATCAATCAACTCCGAAAATAATCTTTACAGATATACTGCAGATTTGTTAACAAAATTCAGGCAATTACATATTGACATTAAAATTTCTGAAAATCAGAAAGCAATTGCAAATGCTGACAGTGAAGAAATCGCCTTGAATTTGATGAGAGAAAATCTGGAACTGGAAAAAAAGAAAAGGGAAGTTAAAATCACTATTCCCGGACAAAAATTATAA
- a CDS encoding NAD(P)/FAD-dependent oxidoreductase, which translates to MNKEYDIIVVGAGPAGSMAARFAAERGVSVLMLEKDRDVGYPVRCGEAISKAGVEEFIASDDKWIAARISKFSFNAPDGTEVIIEFGEAGYVLERRIFDYELARTAAEAGAEIVTRAYVNGLFFDSDGKVNGVKYEFNGEQKEIKSKVVIAADGVESRVGRWAGLKTHIDFRDMESAVQITAANIPVDQNTLYFYFGKDVAPNGYFWIFPKGHNKANIGLGVSGIIGKKKSAQSFLDDFMNKHYPNAPVLTKIAGGVPCSITLEKISAPGIMLVGDAARQVNPLSGGGIASGMIGGSIAGRIAAEAVKMNKPDHILTYDKAWHDRLGKRHETFNRIKEGIYNFSDEKFNSIAHSVLKIPVEKRTLGKVFTTALMNNPSLLVDIAKVFVV; encoded by the coding sequence GTGAATAAAGAGTACGACATAATAGTAGTCGGTGCTGGACCGGCTGGAAGTATGGCTGCAAGATTTGCTGCAGAACGGGGAGTTTCCGTACTGATGCTTGAGAAAGACAGAGATGTTGGTTATCCTGTCCGATGTGGTGAAGCAATAAGTAAAGCGGGAGTTGAAGAATTTATCGCAAGTGATGATAAATGGATTGCGGCACGAATTAGTAAGTTCTCATTTAATGCACCTGATGGAACAGAAGTAATAATTGAATTTGGTGAAGCAGGTTATGTACTCGAAAGAAGAATTTTTGATTATGAACTTGCAAGAACTGCTGCTGAAGCCGGAGCTGAAATAGTAACACGTGCTTATGTAAATGGACTGTTTTTCGATAGCGATGGAAAAGTTAACGGAGTTAAGTATGAATTCAACGGTGAGCAAAAAGAAATTAAATCCAAAGTTGTAATTGCTGCTGATGGTGTTGAATCGAGAGTCGGTAGATGGGCAGGACTTAAAACTCATATTGATTTCCGTGATATGGAAAGTGCGGTTCAAATAACTGCTGCAAATATACCTGTGGATCAAAACACGCTTTACTTTTATTTTGGAAAAGATGTTGCACCTAACGGATACTTCTGGATTTTTCCTAAAGGTCATAATAAAGCAAATATTGGTTTGGGAGTAAGTGGAATAATCGGTAAGAAAAAATCAGCACAATCTTTTCTTGATGATTTTATGAATAAACATTATCCAAATGCTCCTGTTCTGACTAAAATAGCTGGCGGAGTGCCTTGTTCAATTACGCTTGAAAAAATTTCTGCACCAGGAATAATGCTTGTTGGTGATGCTGCCAGACAGGTTAATCCGTTAAGTGGTGGTGGAATTGCAAGCGGAATGATTGGTGGCTCAATTGCAGGAAGAATAGCTGCTGAAGCAGTTAAGATGAATAAGCCTGATCATATCTTAACTTATGATAAAGCTTGGCACGACAGACTCGGTAAACGACATGAAACTTTTAACAGAATAAAAGAAGGCATTTATAATTTTTCCGATGAAAAGTTCAATAGCATTGCTCATTCTGTACTTAAAATTCCGGTTGAGAAGAGAACACTGGGAAAAGTTTTTACGACAGCGCTAATGAATAATCCATCACTGCTTGTTGACATTGCTAAAGTGTTTGTTGTGTGA
- a CDS encoding 4Fe-4S binding protein, whose product MIEILPDRCDFCGCCVGVCPEDAIELKEAEIFIIDPRCTNCAKCVWSCPIEVIKFNKDGVALK is encoded by the coding sequence ATGATAGAAATTCTTCCGGACAGATGTGACTTTTGTGGTTGCTGTGTTGGAGTATGTCCGGAGGATGCAATTGAATTGAAAGAAGCAGAAATATTTATTATCGATCCACGCTGTACTAATTGTGCAAAGTGTGTTTGGTCTTGCCCGATTGAAGTGATTAAATTTAATAAGGACGGAGTTGCTTTAAAATAA